A region of the Culex quinquefasciatus strain JHB chromosome 1, VPISU_Cqui_1.0_pri_paternal, whole genome shotgun sequence genome:
attgtggtcttccccaagggatacaccaatctgaagaagctctctgcaatgaaagttgtggcaagcactatcatccggtgggaggcctaccggaataAGCGGCCGAATGTGGcccagtgcaagaactgcttgcagctgggtcgtGGAACCAGAAACTgtcacctcaaggggaggtgcaacaactgtgggggtccccacaagacggacgagtgcgaaGTCCAGGAAGCCCAGCCAAAGCGTTgcgccaactgctctggagcccacgaagccacggaccgcagctgccccaagcgtgcggattTCATCCAGCGGCGACAGCAGACGTCGAAAccaaaaccgccggcaaggaaggcggagaaacagagtccagcagttccggcgttcacgccggcggagttccctccgctgccgggcgcagttccggacggaaaaacgaaggatcgccctcgacctgcaggaagcagccaaggaagcagtggctcccgagacggtggagcctcGAAAGAAGAAGCCGGGGAGGTGGTcaacagttcggctgagctgtgggggattttctccgagtacatcggcaggttcaagacctgcaagacccgcttggaccaagtaaccctcgtcagttacatgatctccaagaagagggtgacgattctcgaaattttcaatttcccgggaatcgagagttaaaTTTGggcatttcccgggaattcccgggacccgggagttttttttttctatgtcaatagtggcaaaaatttaaaaaggaaatataaaaatattgttacttTTCAATCAATTAAGTTACATTTAATTTATACTTATTCTATGAAACCTTAACTTCAGTATTCTATTTATCTGAGGAACTatatttaccttttttattctttctgaattttttttctgagtctgcaaatacaagatcgcTTCTTGTGCTTTTtgggactcaaaattgtagtttaaaatgttaacgAATCTTTATTCGCActcagtgatttttcaaaagtttcacaaGCTTATTGCATGAACttcttattagatttttgtgaagtaaaaaatagctaatatataatttcccagtatcgagaTATTGCCATTATGATaaacaacgactcaaaacaacaattttaacttgtttttttttaattttaaggtcAGGTCATTGAAGAactatttacagttatcaggaaaatcCGAATGTTCACAATTACAAAGATTGACAgagtgtttttttccaaaatataattgaatattGAAGTTGACGCGAaacacaaaatggcttgttgacatcaaaaaagaaaaaaaaaccttgatacAGAGAAATTATCCTAGGGAGGATTAAAAATAGAttatgaggattgctatgctcgatAGAGGATATGGAAATTGGACCTATTTTgatttagttagaaataataaataaaaataatttaaaaaaaaaaactttagattttatttttggggtgtAAGTGCTAAGTATGCATCAAgataaattttggggtccaattgtttttggcttctctcaattatagtcATTGGAATTTtttgttaagttaaattttaaactttctgaataagaagatcagagaagcattggtttattcgaacttggaCAGCAAACATTGAACttccaatgttctaaacaatttttttcaaatattattctgattagtttatataattttgcttcgatatttataagtataacatttcccgggagtctcgaccgaatttcccgggaatcgagaggttcaaaaatggtcgatttccctggaaatttttcccgggaattcccgctcgtcaccctctatctccaagtatggaatttaaggagttgtttttgttttttttttttgttattatatattgttttactgatcctcggtcccaacctggtcacagcacctaaaaggacctaataaaaataagttaagaaaaaaaacttttgctaggttgcttccttattacgtttaaaaataagatttcgaaatatctaccgtagtactggcagtgttggcaagaaatatgattttcagcacttattttgaaatgcctcttttaaaaactcAGTTTCTTTTTCCAGAAGCAAGATAGGATCATAcattcttcgggaaagttttagaagacattcagggctatacttcaaacttcaacggtattagtttttaaattgagtgaaaaatgaaaattataaaaatcaaaatgtaaaaaagaggggtttcccatacaaatttccatacaaatttaaatcgctttgcggaaagccggatcaaatccaatcgctcccaaattttggaggGTTGTTTAGGGGCCCAAATGGGACCGGAAAATGCCTGCTCTATAAAATCGATCACGTCGAGCCACCCTCATgctgccgctctaatcgagtccgtcccatatCTGTAAAAACATCAAGCAAAGAAAATGCAAGTCAAGTTAGTCCCGCTCATAAAgttacgtgttagaatttcacgaaaaagttaattttctaCGGTTTTCTGGAACAAGGTACTTAAGTTTATtagtttttctgatagtttacatgatttcgaATCAAACTGCATCACTAACTCAATATTGacaaaattacatatgggacggacttgatttgAGCGACAGTATGGTTGATTCAacaatttctgaatacttttttttacatataatATAGAATatattagtgaaaaacacagtcaaagttgaccccagaaaaaatgtcattttttaaaccTTGATCAGTAATAAATTTTAACCGTCTAAGCTagaatttacttaaaatttgttttaaaaaagacATTCACAGTTCAGGGTTAAGCTCCACCTTATTTGAGCACTAATCTCTCAAATAATGAATCAAAACGATCGAATCCCATCATTGAACACCTCCAGAAGCGGAAAATTGCCACTTCAggcgagtatttttttttttttttttgtatatctgTATGTTAGCAGAAGGTGTGATGTAGCACCGCCGTGTTGTGTGTTGTTCGTTATTCGTATTTTGTCAAGACGCATCCAAACGAGGAAAATCGGAAAACCCACGGTTCAACGACTTGCACAAGAGGTGTTTGTGCGCGTGAGTGTGTGACTTGGTGAAAATGCTGTTTAGCACGCTCTATTTACgccttttcaatttatttttcgttgttgttgttgttgctgtcgaTTGATAAATGATGGCACGTGGGCGGATATGGGAGGGAGCGCATATTTTCGACTCGATCGTAACCTTTGCGGgggttcaaaattaaatttgtttgcgTTAAGCAGCTGGAAATAACTGGCTGGTGATTTTGCAGCATTTTTGTTAACGCCTAAAGGTAGGCGTATTGTGCGCCTTAAATGATGCTCTGTTACAACACTTTTGCTTCATGCGCTCGCAATTTTCACTTCGGACAGCAGTTTTTCCCCTTGATTTACTCGTGTAGGGTAGCCTGGAAGTTCCTATCAGTGAAGTACTTCTGACAGCACCTGGGATCAACTCCCAGACAAGGGTTCTCCCAAGGGATCAGACGAACATCATCGGGAGGAGAAAATCCCGCGACCTGAGGGGCGCAAGGTGCGATGAAAACGACGGTTTAACTGTCAAATTTAATCGCATGATTTATGCTCGAGCTGGTTCTTCTGGGAAACCCTTCGGTGGAAAAGGACTAAAGGTAATCTGGGAAATGCAGAAGAAAAGCACGGCCTTGAAAGGGGGGAACGTTGGGGTTTCCAGACTGGGTGGAATCAATCACGTGTATTATATTTGGTGTGGAAGTAGAAACACATGTCGAACAACGTGTCGTAGTGTCTCGCTCTCAAATCACTGGGGCAGATTGACTACCTTTTTTATTGTGTGGGTACTTCttctttgtttactttttttactaaaagttgaattcacaaaaaacgttttcttttatttacgactttttaatttgtttaggcGACCAAAAGAGGTTTCTTTTGCGCTATAGTTAAAGATGTTGAAAAACTGGTTTTAATGttaatattttctgaaaaattatgatttattttagatgaaagtaatattttcaattgaaaataaattattttttccttgttttgttaatgtgcacttatttaagtTATAGATGTTTTCAGActtaaatgttgaaaatgtttgaaaatatttttaatttcatgaagcAAAATCACCTCGGCAAAAAATTACCTgttatattttgatgtttgtgaaaagtatttttttttttgcaattccgtcgtgaaactacttacttttcctgtcattcttaaacgacgaaatagcctacttttctgtaccaaaaataacagaatcgaataacaacacttttcaaaataaatgctgaaaagttctacttttcagcactcaaatggatgctgaaaagttgaacttttcagcacttgtttcgaaaagtaacacttttcaacatttttttgattcaaacgatttattgacaaaatacatcaaaaatttgacataaaatttcactcagtgtgtgttttttggaattgcaaaaaaaattgtatggaactcgttgcaaaacttgattttttcagcactcttcgtattttaaatgtacgactcgtgctgaaaaaatcctctttttgtaacttgtttttagtttttagtttttagtttttagtttttagtttttagtttttagtttttagtttttagtttttagtttttagtttttagtttttagtttttagtttttagtttttagtttttagtttttagtttttagtttttagtttttagtttttagtttttagtttttagtttttagtttttgtttttagtttttagtttttagtttttagttttagtttttagtttttagtttttagtttttagtttttagtttttagtttttagtttttagtttttagtttttagtttttagttttagtttttagtttttagtttttagtttttagtttttagtttttagtttttagtttttagtttttagtttttagtttttagtttttagtttttagtttttagtttttagtttttagtttttagtttttagtttttagtttttagtttttagtttttagtttttagtttttagtttttagtttttagtttttagtttttagttttagtttttagtttttagttttagttttagtttttagtttttagttttagttttagtttttagtttttagtttttagtttttagtttttagtttttagtttttagtttttagtttttagtttttagtttttagttttagtttttagtttttagttttagtttttagttttagttttagtttttagtttttagtttttagtttttagtttttagtttttagtttttggtttttagtttttagtttttagtttttagtttttagtttttagtttttagtttttagtttttagtttttagtttttagtttttagtttttagtttgtagtttttagtttttagtttttagtttctagtttttagtttttagtttttagtttctaGTTTTTAAATCGAGTCTGTAAAAAAACGCTGTCGCTGTCAATAAAAACCctgtcattttcaaattttaactttcCTCTCTAACCTCTACTGTTcatacttttgcctttcttccATTCGATGTTTACAACAGCTCGAAAAGTGTAACCAACCTCCGTCGTGAATAAATAATCACTTCCAGCAATTTTACATACAACACCAGCTCAAAATCAACTACGAAACAACAGCCAATCTGAAGCGTGACAACCatcgctctttttttgcagtCCCATCGCCTAGTGAAAATCGATTTACAGCACGAATTATCCCGCTAAACGCCTCCAAAAAGCTCAGATGTCCCTTTTTCCAACCCCCGCGCAAAATGGCAACAACTAATTTTTccctaaatatttaaacagacACAGTTCGCCGACCATGTTCTACATCTTTTCCTTGACCCTCCGCGACTTCTGACTCCTGTTGGGGGGTTGCTCTACCAGGCGGAAAATTCATTACAACCACCCTCACAATCACCACAGCAGTGGGGCGGAGGGAAGGGAATCTTTATGGCCTTTTGGGTTTGTTTTTCTCCCCCAACGACGGTTCTATTACGCGCAACAGCAGACCGGAAGCTGCGATCTTAAATTATGGTTTGTAATACGGGGAAATAATTACCGCCTAAATGTGGGCAACAGGCAACGTAACGCAATTTGCGTCATTTTCTTTGATTATTTATGACTGTTGCGCCTGTAGTTATACGATTTAAGAGAGCTTGTTTTCCGTTTTGTTGCAGATGTTTAGAGTAGATGATGTAACACACCGAAGATGATCACATCGTGCAACTGGTTCGTTGTGCTCACCACCATCGCAGTTCTTCATTGCTACCTCTTAACCGTGGTGAATAGTTCACGGGGTTCCACACCTCACAGTGATAACGAAAGTAAGTGTAACTCTATCAAACAAAATCCTTAAATCATCATCTTTCCATTCTACCCAGTTCTGAAGCTGACACAATGTCCAGCAGGCTCCGAGGCTCGTCTGCGATGTGGCATTAAAGACTACCACACAGATCACATGAACGCCTCTGATGTGCAGTGGTTCTTCAAGGTATACCTTCAGGCGCAATCACCAAACAACGCCATCTGTTgcacaaatgtttttttctttgctaTTTTCGCAGCCTTGTGGCGAAGGGATCAACCGCACCTCGTGCCACAACCGTGACCAGCTGGATCACATCCCGTGGCATCCGGTGGACTGCGAGGGCAAGCGGTGTCGCGTCACGCTTTCGATCCGGAACGCCTCCGAAGCCGATTCGGGGCTGTATCGGTGCAGCATTCACCCCTACCGGACGGACAACCAAACTCAGCTGGACATTCAGTTGATTCGGATATTCCAGCTGGATGTGATCAGTAAGATTCTTCACCATACTAACACCGAGTTCCAAGTCTCATCCCGTCTACTTTCAGAATCCATCCTGGACGAATCCGTTGCCGCCCCAGAGTTGCTGGACAATCTGCCAGCTAACACGACCGCCCTGCTGGAATCCCACGTGGTGCTGCAATGTCGCGTTCACAGCAAGGTTCATCCCACGATCAAGTGGTTCCGCCGGCTGAACGTCGACAACCCCCTCGAAGATCACAACTTCAACGAGAACAAGTCGATCCGATACCTGGAGAACTCATACGAGCTGGTCCCATCGTCCGGCGAGCGACTCCTCTCCACCGACATCTACCTCAGCAAGCTGATCCTGTACAACGTGTCCGGACGAGACGTCGGTATCTACGTGTGCGTCGGCATCAACTACGGTGGGGTCAATACAGCGGATGCGTACGTTAGCGTGGTCCACGCCAACGGATCGCCGGTGAGCACCGGAACGACCAGCGTGGTAGATCTGCTGGTGCTGTTTTTGATTCCCCTGGGGCTCGCCCTGATCCCGCTGGCCGTATGGGTATGCTTTCTGGTGACAAGACGACGTAATGCTCGTGACAAAGAGGTTGTGAGTTTGCCTGCGTATCCTAGGTCAACCGAGAGCATGGCTCTAGAGCGTAGGACACCCGTGAGAAGCATCTCTAACAGTACCAAAGGAAGGCACGCCCGGAACCTTAGCTACGAAGGTTCACACGTGTACGAGAAAATCAATATGATTTAGAATCCGCATCAATCGGATGCAAAGCTGTACCAAAgtgatattttaataaaataaattaaattttattggagTGTTGATTTCTCTTTGATCATCTTTGCCACTTATCAGCTGCACTTTAGAGCAATCCTCTAGGACTTCGGTAAATGATGAGTATtcatatttcctttaaaatatctatctttattcgattttgttattattaAATGTTTCTAACTACAAATTTTTATTCTTACCTTCTTATCCAAATTATACATAAATACCTCCGAAAGTAGTTGCTGCTTGCCTCGTTGATTTTGTATTATTGCGTGTTCAAAGGAAAGCGTTGTAAGATGATCTTCAATAACAGTGGAAAGTGCGGGAGTTTCCTAAGGTGGGCTCGCCTTCGAGGAGACCGTTATTTTGTATAATGTCATAATCCGTGCCACGCTCAAATGTCGAAGCCGTCATATTCACTTTAGCCGGCATCGTAGTGAAAGTCACCCTCATCGTTAAAGTTGCCTGTCGTATCTTTGGAATCGAAGTTTACGCAACTGGCATTTTCGGACACCTTGTACACATGGTCACATATCTAATGCTTTTCGGAGGTGTTAAGCGCCTCGATGATCAGAGTGGTGCGGAAATTGCTTTCTTCTGTGTAATTATTAAAACGGTCTCCTTCGGAATCTCTTCAAAACGTCCATCTTGATGTTCAAATTCGTCCAGATACCTCTATGCCTCGCAGATCTCGTCTTCTTTCTCCACGGACAGCATTTTAGCGACTGCGAGTCTAAATCTTACGTCTATGTAGTTACTGAGTGAATCAAACAATAGCATTAGCATCTATTGTGCATCAGAGTTTACTGAAATTATTCTCCGAGAGCAAAAATTGATAACATTCTTAAATATTATTTCACAATGATTCATTGCCACTGCCATTCCCGTTTTTCTAGTAGAATCTTGTTCAAAGAAAACAATAAATATTTGCACTTGCACCAAATAATCCCCCTGCtcaagattcctactcgaaactatagATGTCCGAAAGCTTGATTATTGAAACATCACGGGAttcgacgacctttggattgttagtcaaaCTGCCTACCAGAGACTCCttcgagacaggacccagggagacgactggGATCGAACTCAGgccaactgggtgagaggcaaccaccaTGGCCCACCATAGGTTAGTCCATGCAACCACGCTCACCGCTACACCATCCGtcccgaaaataaaaaataataataataataaatcttGTGTACCTTCGTTAAACAGTATTCATTAATAGAAACAACTTCGTCGAAGACAttaaatcgattagaaaattccttcaaaaatacatattttctaatatttacCTATCCTTTAGtatatcgtcagctgtgtgctatcttgtgacatagaccattttggtcgaaaatgagttagtgatgacgttttgctataaggctggtatgcagatcggaaggaaaggggtcaagaaacagcttcacgaacagcagaacaaaggagagggagagatttcttggggcttttcttcaccctctctggcttgctttcgctgctgctgcccatttgatttttttcttgaccgattccttccgaagtgcatacaccgctatacttaacaaacactacaagatgctttaacccgattttggaaactcgcttccgtttcccggatattgcaatacacacttgtgacatagaccaatttattatcaaaatgatcgtgcacacttgtgacacgtcatacatgttgctggaaaatgtgctattttttttcttgtttttcacaaatttatgtaccgtaaactggggtgactttgatagcccggggtgacttcgataggtttttcaaatgcccgtcaaattaatttttaaacatttttgagagttTTGAGTATGTGAgtattaagggatagcttattatggaacatatatgcaaaaatgtaattGTTAAATTGGATCTATCAAAATtaatggccaaatcaaatttctatcaatgtcaccccgggctatcaaagtcaccccagttgacggtacacaCATACTTTGTAACGGtaatgcaaccttttgtttataaaaatatactgattaagtcgattaaaccattgatttgggCTTactttagtttgtatgggaattctgtgcacacttgtgacacgtagtacaaatttactttcgaaacacacttgtgacacgtgcttttcagatttttgttttcattatttactgtatcttttaactatCCATGGAACAACAACAGTAGGGGGTCCAGCTGTAAAACTGAATTATAAAGTCCAAACATAGCTGCAAATCAGTTGTAAAAGCGCTTTTGGTGCACATGTCAAAACATTTTAGCTTTAACAAGCAACTGTCAATACGCTGTTAGTGCTGAATAGTGACTTGATTTAGTGCTGATTAGAGCGTTCAAATCTCCCGTCCcgagaaaaaaattcccgggaattcccgggatttcccggataaaaatatttcccgtttcccgggaaatttgtaaatttcccgggaattcccgaaatacaaacgGAAGTacacattttcctacctttttggcacttATAATTAGAGAaccttatttgattttattcatttcaatttaatgtTCATATCGAACTATGTCTGTTAATTTCATGTCAtgttttaattcagataatatttattcctgaagcattcacaactaggaatattgtttggttatatgttgggcaacaaaaattacgctatTATGGAATGATTATTGCCTATTTTCTTATCGACAATTTATTTCAAcgactttttttgttatatcatttgaaaataaaaaattcaccatttttgtttaccttgacaaaattggatgaaaattgaattgatataattaaatttttcaaaaagggttgTTCGAGAAGCATTTGTTTAATATTATTAAAgatataagggtaattctctaccaactcacacgaaatcgggaaaagttgccccgacccctcttcgatttgcgtgaaaccgaggtccgttttttgatatctcgtgacggaggggcggtacgaccccttccatttttgaacatgcgaaaaaagaggtgtttttcaataatttgcagcctgaaacggtgatgagatagaaatttggtgtcaaagggacttttatgtaaaattagacgcccgatttgatggc
Encoded here:
- the LOC6033726 gene encoding fibroblast growth factor receptor-like 1, with the translated sequence MITSCNWFVVLTTIAVLHCYLLTVVNSSRGSTPHSDNEILKLTQCPAGSEARLRCGIKDYHTDHMNASDVQWFFKPCGEGINRTSCHNRDQLDHIPWHPVDCEGKRCRVTLSIRNASEADSGLYRCSIHPYRTDNQTQLDIQLIRIFQLDVIKSILDESVAAPELLDNLPANTTALLESHVVLQCRVHSKVHPTIKWFRRLNVDNPLEDHNFNENKSIRYLENSYELVPSSGERLLSTDIYLSKLILYNVSGRDVGIYVCVGINYGGVNTADAYVSVVHANGSPVSTGTTSVVDLLVLFLIPLGLALIPLAVWVCFLVTRRRNARDKEVVSLPAYPRSTESMALERRTPVRSISNSTKGRHARNLSYEGSHVYEKINMI